A genomic window from Solanum dulcamara chromosome 11, daSolDulc1.2, whole genome shotgun sequence includes:
- the LOC129873832 gene encoding uncharacterized protein LOC129873832: protein MEGITGTVVPKSPINESLQETVVSKAPMNKAAEKIVVAAEPKTPPLNRPSIVQLNSPIKSGNTPDCLKVPKPFKYPERYTSPTDQMMSPVSKRLLIGRSRKASTLLPPSKNRPLHQHMVQGLQLQESGLCQSLNC, encoded by the exons ATGGAGGGAATTACGGGAACAGTTGTACCAAAATCTCCCATTAATGAATCCCTCCAGGAAACAGTTGTATCAAAAGCTCCGATGAATAAAGCTGCTGAAAAGATTGTTGTTGCAGCAGAACCAAAAACACCGCCGCTAAATCGACCATCAATTGTTCAACTGAATTCTCCAATCAAAAGTGGGAATACACCTGATTGCCTTAAGGTCCCCAAGCCATTTAAATACCCTGAGAG GTACACAAGTCCAACTGATCAAATGATGTCTCCTGTTTCGAAGAGGCTTCTAATTGGTAGAAGTAGAAAGGCCAGCACACTCTTGCCGCCCTCCAAAAATAGACCTCTTCATCAACATATGGTTCAAGGTTTACAGCTTCAGGAGTCTGGTCTTTGTCAAAGTTTAAATTGTTGA
- the LOC129872761 gene encoding uncharacterized protein LOC129872761 — protein MAGDGLKTCFPGGEAAGPPYAAAKTSVWWDIENCQVPKGCDAYTIGQNINTALMKMNYHGPVTISAYGDTNGIPSSIQRALSNTGISLNHVPAGVKDACDKKILVDMILWAVDNPAPANYLLISGSTDFSHAIYQLRMRRYNILLAQPFNASHALTAAATNVWQWTSLAAGRYPREVAFRTNTLRQESIPTPIFEPTSANRPAYSNAFTNTNANASGAQSLYNPGSYFDTKTKAIYVPKNKNQLTMTGMSSMPARIEETSSSYCPHAPAVEPILFVPPHVLAKSDSSENYNSRIEEISSSNCPHAAPIHFVPHQM, from the exons ATGGCCGGAGACGGATTGAAGACGTGTTTTCCTGGCGGAGAAGCGGCGGGACCTCCGTACGCGGCGGCAAAAACATCGGTGTGGTGGGATATAGAGAATTGTCAGGTGCCCAAGGGATGCGACGCCTATACAATCGGTCAGAATATAAACACGGCATTAATGAAGATGAACTATCATGGACCAGTCACCATTTCCGCCTATGGCGATACCAATGGCATTCCGTCGTCCATTCAACGAGCCCTCTCTAATACTGGAATCAGTCTCAATCACGTCCCGGCCG GGGTTAAGGATGCTTGTGATAAGAAAATTTTGGTGGATATGATACTTTGGGCAGTGGACAATCCTGCACCTGCCAATTATTTGCTTATTTCAGGAAGCACGGATTTCTCCCATGCCATTTATCAGTTACGAATGAGGAGATATAACATTCTTCTAGCACAACCTTTTAATGCTTCTCATGCTCTTACTGCTGCTGCCACAAATGTGTGGCAATGGACAAGCCTTGCTGCTGGAAGATATCCACGAGAAGTTGCTTTTCGTACTAACACATTGCGTCAAGAATCTATACCGACTCCAATTTTTGAACCTACATCAGCAAACCGACCTGCTTATTCCAATGCCTTTACCAATACCAATGCTAATGCTTCCGGGGCTCAAAGTTTATATAATCCTGGAAGCTATTTTGATACTAAAACTAAAGCTATTTACGTACCTAAGAACAAGAATCAACTGACTATGACCGGCATGTCAAGTATGCCAGCTAGAATTGAAGAAACTAGTAGCAGCTATTGTCCACACGCACCAGCTGTTGAACCAATTTTGTTTGTACCACCTCATGTTTTGGCAAAGTCTGATAGTTCAGAGAACTACAACAGTAGAATTGAAGAAATTAGTAGCAGCAATTGCCCACACGCTGCACCAATTCACTTTGTGCCACATCAAATGTGA
- the LOC129875238 gene encoding uncharacterized protein LOC129875238 isoform X1 → MAGDGLNAGFPGGKAAEPQYEAVKTSVWWDIENCQVPRGCDAHTIAQNINAALMKMNYHGPVTISAYGDTNGIPSSVQRALSSTGISLNHVPAGVKDASDKKILVDMLFWAVNNPAPANYLLISGDRDFSNAIHQLRMRRYNILLAQPFRASPALAAAATNVWQWTSLAAVGSPRELAFGSNTLRQESIATSISEPISANQPAYSNVNANANANANTNANASGAQSLPNPGRYFDTKTKANYVPKNSNQLTMTGMSSMPAKIEETSSSYCPRAPAVAPVQFAPHHFFKKSDSSENQISKFIENLPSQCTQFHPPLVRDKFVKLNSRQNNLQPPLQRPEGSADFSTPFVHHPNPGRGDLCGFINQGDVCPEFSFLPSSSGASKSLCGNSDLDLQLPEYIQDLIRVILLSLNTLKLEKIVPTKVNIGYCIRYGNPKYRHTDVTVALNTALEQQMILKLGQVDFDLYVVRTERIWKCENPLGGNPNQYQDATWNVIEKFLCSTVGRTAIAASECRYEAALILRNACLKDLTLGEVLQILNMIINLKGWIKTRSDWQPITITLPETNNDKDIRTRS, encoded by the exons ATGGCCGGAGACGGATTGAACGCGGGTTTTCCCGGCGGAAAAGCGGCGGAACCGCAATACGAGGCGGTAAAAACGTCGGTGTGGTGGGATATAGAGAATTGTCAGGTGCCCAGGGGATGCGACGCCCATACAATCGCTCAGAATATAAATGCGGCATTGATGAAGATGAACTATCATGGACCAGTCACTATTTCCGCCTACGGCGACACCAATGGCATTCCCTCGTCCGTTCAACGAGCCCTCTCTAGTACTGGAATCAGTCTCAATCACGTCCCGGCCG GGGTTAAGGATGCTAGTGATAAGAAAATTTTGGTGGATATGCTATTTTGGGCAGTGAACAATCCTGCACCTGCCAATTATTTGCTCATATCAGGAGACAGGGATTTCTCCAATGCCATTCATCAATTACGGATGAGGAGATATAATATTCTTCTAGCACAACCTTTTAGAGCTTCTCCTGCTCTTGCTGCTGCTGCCACAAATGTGTGGCAATGGACAAGCCTTGCTGCTGTCGGATCTCCACGAGAACTTGCTTTTGGTTCTAACACATTACGTCAAGAAtctatagcgacttcaatttctgAACCTATATCAGCGAACCAACCTGCTTACTCCAATGTGAATGCCAATGCCAATGCCAATGCCAATACCAATGCTAATGCTTCCGGGGCCCAAAGTTTACCTAATCCTGGACGCTATTTTGATACTAAAACTAAAGCTAATTACGTACCAAAGAACTCAAATCAACTGACTATGACCGGCATGTCAAGTATGCCagctaaaattgaagaaactagTAGCAGCTATTGCCCACGCGCACCAGCTGTTGCACCAGTGCAGTTTGCACCACATCATTTTTTCAAGAAGTCTGATAGTTCAGAAAACCAGATCAGTAAATTCATAGAAAACTTGCCTTCACAGTGTACTCAATTTCATCCTCCTCTTGTTCGAGATAAATTTGTGAAATTGAATTCTCGCCAGAACAATTTGCAACCTCCGCTTCAACGACCTGAAGGTTCTGCTGATTTTTCTACACCATTTGTACACCATCCTAATCCTG GTAGGGGTGATTTATGTGGTTTTATTAACCAGGGTGATGTATGTCCTGAGTTTTCCTTTCTTCCATCCTCATCGGGAGCTTCTAAATCTCTCTGTGGTAATTCAGATTTGGATCTCCAGCTGCCTGAGTACATTCAAGATCTTATAAGGGtcatccttctttctttgaACACTTTGAAGCTCGAGAAGATTGTGCCTACCAAAGTAAACATTGGTTATTGTATACGCTATGGTAACCCTAAATATCGTCATACTGATGTTACAGTAGCCTTAAATACTGCATTAGAGCAACAGATGATATTAAAGTTAGGACAAGTTGATTTCGATCTATATGTTGTTAGAACTGAGAGGATTTGGAAATGTGAGAATCCACTTGGTGGAAATCCTAACCAGTATCAGGATGCAACTTGGAATGTGATTGAGAAATTTCTTTGTTCAACTGTTGGACGTACAGCAATAGCAGCATCTGAATGCAG GTATGAAGCCGCTTTGATTCTTAGAAATGCATGCCTTAAAGACCTTACATTGGGTGAAGTACTTCAAATCCTTAATATGATTATCAATTTGAAGGGCTGGATTAAAACTCGCTCTGATTGGCAACCAATTACTATTACTCTTCCAGAAACTAATAACGATAAGGATATTAGAACACGTTCCTAG
- the LOC129875238 gene encoding uncharacterized protein LOC129875238 isoform X2 encodes MAGDGLNAGFPGGKAAEPQYEAVKTSVWWDIENCQVPRGCDAHTIAQNINAALMKMNYHGPVTISAYGDTNGIPSSVQRALSSTGISLNHVPAGVKDASDKKILVDMLFWAVNNPAPANYLLISGDRDFSNAIHQLRMRRYNILLAQPFRASPALAAAATNVWQWTSLAAVGSPRELAFGSNTLRQESIATSISEPISANQPAYSNVNANANANANTNANASGAQSLPNPGRYFDTKTKANYVPKNSNQLTMTGMSSMPAKIEETSSSYCPRAPAVAPVQFAPHHFFKKSDSSENQISKFIENLPSQCTQFHPPLVRDKFVKLNSRQNNLQPPLQRPEGRGDLCGFINQGDVCPEFSFLPSSSGASKSLCGNSDLDLQLPEYIQDLIRVILLSLNTLKLEKIVPTKVNIGYCIRYGNPKYRHTDVTVALNTALEQQMILKLGQVDFDLYVVRTERIWKCENPLGGNPNQYQDATWNVIEKFLCSTVGRTAIAASECRYEAALILRNACLKDLTLGEVLQILNMIINLKGWIKTRSDWQPITITLPETNNDKDIRTRS; translated from the exons ATGGCCGGAGACGGATTGAACGCGGGTTTTCCCGGCGGAAAAGCGGCGGAACCGCAATACGAGGCGGTAAAAACGTCGGTGTGGTGGGATATAGAGAATTGTCAGGTGCCCAGGGGATGCGACGCCCATACAATCGCTCAGAATATAAATGCGGCATTGATGAAGATGAACTATCATGGACCAGTCACTATTTCCGCCTACGGCGACACCAATGGCATTCCCTCGTCCGTTCAACGAGCCCTCTCTAGTACTGGAATCAGTCTCAATCACGTCCCGGCCG GGGTTAAGGATGCTAGTGATAAGAAAATTTTGGTGGATATGCTATTTTGGGCAGTGAACAATCCTGCACCTGCCAATTATTTGCTCATATCAGGAGACAGGGATTTCTCCAATGCCATTCATCAATTACGGATGAGGAGATATAATATTCTTCTAGCACAACCTTTTAGAGCTTCTCCTGCTCTTGCTGCTGCTGCCACAAATGTGTGGCAATGGACAAGCCTTGCTGCTGTCGGATCTCCACGAGAACTTGCTTTTGGTTCTAACACATTACGTCAAGAAtctatagcgacttcaatttctgAACCTATATCAGCGAACCAACCTGCTTACTCCAATGTGAATGCCAATGCCAATGCCAATGCCAATACCAATGCTAATGCTTCCGGGGCCCAAAGTTTACCTAATCCTGGACGCTATTTTGATACTAAAACTAAAGCTAATTACGTACCAAAGAACTCAAATCAACTGACTATGACCGGCATGTCAAGTATGCCagctaaaattgaagaaactagTAGCAGCTATTGCCCACGCGCACCAGCTGTTGCACCAGTGCAGTTTGCACCACATCATTTTTTCAAGAAGTCTGATAGTTCAGAAAACCAGATCAGTAAATTCATAGAAAACTTGCCTTCACAGTGTACTCAATTTCATCCTCCTCTTGTTCGAGATAAATTTGTGAAATTGAATTCTCGCCAGAACAATTTGCAACCTCCGCTTCAACGACCTGAAG GTAGGGGTGATTTATGTGGTTTTATTAACCAGGGTGATGTATGTCCTGAGTTTTCCTTTCTTCCATCCTCATCGGGAGCTTCTAAATCTCTCTGTGGTAATTCAGATTTGGATCTCCAGCTGCCTGAGTACATTCAAGATCTTATAAGGGtcatccttctttctttgaACACTTTGAAGCTCGAGAAGATTGTGCCTACCAAAGTAAACATTGGTTATTGTATACGCTATGGTAACCCTAAATATCGTCATACTGATGTTACAGTAGCCTTAAATACTGCATTAGAGCAACAGATGATATTAAAGTTAGGACAAGTTGATTTCGATCTATATGTTGTTAGAACTGAGAGGATTTGGAAATGTGAGAATCCACTTGGTGGAAATCCTAACCAGTATCAGGATGCAACTTGGAATGTGATTGAGAAATTTCTTTGTTCAACTGTTGGACGTACAGCAATAGCAGCATCTGAATGCAG GTATGAAGCCGCTTTGATTCTTAGAAATGCATGCCTTAAAGACCTTACATTGGGTGAAGTACTTCAAATCCTTAATATGATTATCAATTTGAAGGGCTGGATTAAAACTCGCTCTGATTGGCAACCAATTACTATTACTCTTCCAGAAACTAATAACGATAAGGATATTAGAACACGTTCCTAG
- the LOC129874179 gene encoding uncharacterized protein LOC129874179, with protein MENRSSGNKPSMQQPEEIKPLMKVKTSGLSPSSSPLSSPTSSESSLELSNSRKDPLGDADASLSASSSSPDHVPNHTSQWSMISASPRGEEAPQFPDFFPQTPEWNGVNPVPMKSPPMHTMGHPPGYDPNRIPSSIFSSKPNNSGMEWSTASNESLFSIHMGNNSFSRDQFNMMYRSGELIKPEEWSNSPYNAPDVKSNEKKNLPPNLPPLVEVATDKEVKSETKMESPRMQEKIIESPKIVPEENYENNIKEKKTSNVYEVQHSPSAFNKSDEFLHSASTLNKSDGKVVPQFEASYASSPRLSNESGNSSSSFAFPVLLNDAGKTGSLKAPSAKMERPQPQHQHQPDSQPDQMQQQSQSYSKPESKPPESQPKLGVTTWFSCFSCWPRCC; from the exons ATGGAGAACAGGAGTAGTGGTAATAAGCCTTCAATGCAACAACCTGAGGAAATCAAACCACTTATGAAAGTGAAAACATCCGGTTTATCTCCTTCCTCATCACCTCTTTCATCTCCTACTTCATCCGAGTCATCACTAGAACTAAGTAATAGTCGAAAGGACCCTCTTGGAGACGCGGATGCTTCTTTATCAGCATCTTCATCTTCTCCTGATCATGTTCCTAATCATACATCACAATGGAGCATGATAAGTGCATCTCCGCGTGGTGAAGAAGCTCCACAATTTCCTGATTTTTTCCCTCAGACTCCTGAATGGAATGGAGTCAACCCTGTACCAATGAAATCTCCTCCAATGCATACCATGGGTCATCCTCCGGGTTATGATCCTAATCGGATTCCATCATCTATATTTTCAAGCAAGCCTAATAACAGTGGTATGGAATGGAGTACTGCTTCAAATGAGTCGTTGTTTAGTATTCATATGGGAAATAACAGCTTCTCTAGAGATCAATTCAACATGATGTACCGATCTGGTGAACTTATAAAGCCGGAGGAATGGAGTAATTCTCCATATAATGCACCTGATGTTAAATCCAATGAAAAGAAAAACTTGCCTCCTAACCTTCCTCCTCTTGTCGAAGTGGCAACAGATAAAGAGGTAAAGAGTGAAACTAAAATGGAGAGTCCCCGTATGCAAGAAAAGATTATCGAATCTCCCAAAATAGTCCCAGAGGAGAATTATGAAAACAACATCAAAGAGAAGAAGACATCTAATGTCTATGAAGTTCAACATTCTCCTTCAGCGTTCAACAAGTCAGATGAATTTCTACATTCTGCCTCAACGCTCAACAAGTCAGATGGtaaagtcgttccccagttTGAGGCAAGTTACGCTTCCTCGCCTCGCCTTTCCAATGAGAGTGGAAATAGCAGCAGTTCCTTTGCTTTTCCAGT ATTACTAAACGATGCTGGGAAAACTGGCTCACTCAAAGCTCCCTCTGCGAAAATGGAGAGACCTCAACCTCAACATCAGCATCAACCAGATTCACAACCAGATCAAATGCAGCAACAATCACAGTCATACTCGAAGCCAGAGTCAAAACCACCAGAGTCACAGCCTAAACTGGGAGTGACCACTTGGTTTTCTTGTTTCTCTTGCTGGCCTCGATGTTGTTAA
- the LOC129874148 gene encoding probable sugar phosphate/phosphate translocator At3g17430 isoform X2, giving the protein MTFEIYATCVIPISAFFASSLWFGNTAYLFISVAFIQMLKALMPVATFVMAVICGTDKLRCDLFLNMLLVSVGVVVSSYGEIHFNIVGTVYQVTGIFAEALRLVLTQVLLQKKGLTLNPITSLYYIAPCSFVFLFVPWYLLEKPEMEVSQIQFNFWIFFSNALCALALNFSIFLVIGRTGAVTIRVAGVLKDWILIALSTLIFPESTITTLNIVGYAIALCGVVMYNYLKIKDVRAVQLPVDSVSDRIAKELKMEKKSSDLYVPDDIVKNSGGKGSRNGSPDSIVDEEAPFVPSSRVSHLGRSPLSSYSA; this is encoded by the exons ATGACGTTTGAAAT ATATGCGACGTGTGTGATTCCCATTAGTGCTTTCTTTGCTTCAAGTCTTTG gtttGGAAACACAGCTTATCTGTTCATTTCTGTAGCCTTTATCCAGATGCTCAAAGCTCTAA TGCCAGTTGCCACCTTTGTCATGGCTGTTATTTGTGGAACTGACAAGTTAAGATGCGATTTATTCCTGAACATGCTGTTGGTCAGCGTCGGTGTTGTAGTATCCTCTTATGGagaaattcacttcaacataGTTGGTACAGTTTATCAGGTCACTGGAATATTTGCTGAGGCGCTTAGGCTGGTCTTAACTCAAGTTCTGCTTCAGAAAAAGGGGCTAACTCTCAATCCTATCACCAGCCTATATTACATAGCTCCATGCAG CTTTGTCTTTCTCTTTGTCCCATGGTATCTTCTGGAGAAGCCTGAGATGGAAGTCTCACAAATTCAATTCAACTTCtggattttcttttcaaatgcACTTTGTGCTCTTGCTTTgaatttctcaattttcttagTAATTGGTAGAACCGGTGCTGTAACCATCCGAGTTGCCGGTGTCTTGAAAGATTGGATACTTATTGCCCTTTCAACACTAATTTTTCCAGAGTCGACAATAACCACTCTTAATATTGTAGGCTATGCCATTG CATTATGTGGTGTTGTGATGTATAACTACTTGAAGATCAAGGATGTTCGGGCTGTTCAACTTCCTGTAGATAGTGTTTCTGATCGAATAGCTAAG GAACTTAAGATGGAGAAGAAGTCATCCGATCTGTATGTACCAGACGATATTGTTAAGAACAGTGGAGGAAAAGGTTCAAGGAATGGGTCTCCGGATTCAATAGTGGATGAGGAAGCACCCTTTGTTCCTTCAAGTAGGGTCTCTCATCTTGGGCGAAGCCCACTTAGCAGCTATTCAGCATGA